In one Pseudomonas sp. 31-12 genomic region, the following are encoded:
- a CDS encoding LuxR C-terminal-related transcriptional regulator → MTAMTPCLDRSGFLPRLSSHHLSRDRLTGPLLASTSRVKFLCAPAGSGKTALLADCLLQAPPQCRVCWLPLSGVTMSAAEFRQRLAEALGLASSEESAMLGALARWQTPTWLFLDDYCRVPNPELDHLLDRMLAVSSPVLTWWLGARRRPQCNWPRLLLDDELYECERATLAFNQAEIASLLRHLTPVDANSAASKIIQISGGWCAGVRVALLQKCDWSRNDPHHSRADTLLDYLEHELFTSLTPELTEAWRVLAHLPRFNARLCGHLFGAGEGAQCLKTLQDLGCFIEPWQDSTDWLQIFPPLTQLMRDEQWPAGRSWHRRACQWFAAELDWKAAFEQALLAEEFEVAVSLLQHFSFEHLFEEQTVVLLLRLYEQQGEALMFGSPQLVGLITAASLFAGRFEQAGDCIEQLSRFTPQPSAILQRQLIARWQAQQGWLLHLQGRAEGSRAHFLDALNDLGPELWTVRVMCLSGLTQQALLRGELDVAQAMNREALCLARAQGSLVFEGLLELDHAQLLEQRGALQRAELLLANVHLMFTRQQRNAEPLLGRLALQRGRLNLSQGRDAQAAELFESGLRICLRNHDKRVLYGFLGLAQLAANQRDYDLAFAHLRDAERLMQQRQSPDTVYRGVLLQISSHFWLQQGRPELAREALTRVLRHYRGPQARQAPPATLMLIARIEYLLVLAQVYLHQVDDPMIQFEQMLEQSQRAAIPTLEVELLFACTEGAWLKGDLAGAREFLRKGLNLAERCGLRQALRELQLRQPGLLSSLGIAENFTENSTVVIEINPLSQRESEVLKLIAMGNSNQQIAEQLFISLHTVKTHARRIHGKLGVERRTQAVAKAKRLGLLD, encoded by the coding sequence ATGACCGCCATGACCCCGTGTCTTGACCGTTCTGGATTCCTGCCCCGTCTGTCCTCGCATCACCTGTCGCGTGATCGATTGACCGGGCCTTTGCTGGCTTCCACGTCACGGGTGAAATTTCTCTGCGCGCCGGCCGGCAGCGGCAAGACCGCGCTGCTCGCCGACTGCCTGTTACAGGCGCCGCCGCAATGCCGGGTGTGTTGGTTGCCGTTGTCTGGCGTAACGATGAGTGCGGCGGAGTTTCGTCAGCGATTGGCCGAAGCGCTGGGGTTGGCTTCGTCGGAAGAGTCGGCAATGCTCGGCGCGCTGGCCCGATGGCAGACGCCGACCTGGCTGTTTCTCGATGACTATTGCCGCGTTCCGAACCCGGAACTCGATCACCTGCTCGATCGCATGCTGGCCGTCAGTAGTCCTGTGCTGACGTGGTGGTTGGGCGCCCGCCGCCGCCCGCAATGCAATTGGCCACGGTTGCTGCTCGATGACGAATTGTACGAATGCGAGCGCGCCACGCTGGCCTTCAATCAAGCTGAGATTGCCTCGCTGTTGCGTCACCTGACGCCGGTTGATGCCAACAGCGCCGCCAGCAAGATTATCCAGATCAGCGGCGGCTGGTGCGCCGGTGTCCGCGTTGCGCTGCTGCAAAAATGCGACTGGTCGCGCAACGACCCGCATCACAGCCGAGCGGACACGTTGCTCGATTACCTCGAACACGAACTGTTCACCAGCCTGACTCCGGAGTTGACGGAGGCCTGGCGGGTGCTCGCGCATTTGCCACGCTTCAATGCGCGGTTGTGCGGACACCTGTTTGGTGCGGGGGAGGGCGCGCAATGCCTGAAGACGTTGCAGGACCTGGGCTGCTTTATCGAGCCTTGGCAGGACTCGACCGACTGGCTGCAGATCTTCCCTCCACTCACGCAGTTGATGCGCGATGAGCAATGGCCGGCCGGGCGTTCCTGGCATCGCCGCGCCTGCCAGTGGTTCGCCGCCGAACTGGACTGGAAAGCCGCGTTCGAGCAGGCCTTGCTGGCCGAAGAGTTCGAGGTTGCGGTCAGCCTGTTACAGCATTTCAGTTTCGAGCATTTGTTCGAGGAACAGACGGTCGTGCTGTTGTTGCGGTTGTACGAGCAACAAGGCGAAGCGCTCATGTTCGGTTCGCCGCAACTGGTCGGGCTGATCACCGCGGCATCGCTGTTTGCGGGACGGTTTGAACAGGCCGGGGATTGCATCGAGCAGTTGTCACGATTCACCCCGCAGCCGTCGGCGATTCTGCAACGGCAACTGATCGCGCGGTGGCAGGCTCAGCAGGGTTGGCTGTTGCATCTGCAGGGGCGGGCAGAGGGCTCACGCGCGCATTTTCTCGATGCGCTGAATGACCTCGGCCCCGAGCTCTGGACTGTGCGCGTGATGTGCTTGTCGGGGCTGACTCAGCAGGCCTTGCTGCGGGGCGAGCTGGATGTCGCTCAGGCGATGAATCGGGAAGCTTTATGCCTGGCGCGTGCACAAGGCTCGCTGGTTTTTGAAGGGCTGCTGGAGCTCGATCATGCGCAATTGCTCGAGCAGCGTGGTGCTCTCCAGCGTGCCGAACTCTTGCTCGCCAATGTTCACCTCATGTTTACCAGGCAGCAGCGCAATGCCGAACCATTGCTTGGTCGATTGGCGTTGCAGCGTGGCCGTTTGAATCTGTCTCAGGGACGGGATGCGCAAGCGGCCGAGTTGTTCGAGAGTGGCTTGCGGATTTGTTTGCGCAACCACGACAAACGGGTTTTGTATGGTTTTCTTGGCCTGGCGCAATTGGCGGCCAATCAGCGTGACTATGACTTGGCGTTTGCTCATCTACGCGACGCTGAGCGGCTGATGCAGCAGCGGCAGAGTCCTGACACCGTTTACCGCGGCGTGTTGTTGCAAATCAGCAGTCATTTCTGGCTACAGCAAGGCCGTCCCGAACTGGCTCGCGAAGCACTCACTCGAGTGCTGCGCCATTATCGTGGTCCGCAAGCGCGGCAAGCACCTCCCGCAACTTTGATGTTGATCGCACGGATCGAATATTTACTGGTGCTGGCGCAAGTTTATCTACACCAGGTCGACGACCCGATGATCCAATTTGAACAAATGCTTGAGCAGTCACAGAGGGCCGCAATCCCGACACTGGAAGTTGAACTGCTGTTCGCATGCACTGAAGGTGCCTGGTTGAAGGGGGACCTGGCTGGCGCCAGAGAATTCTTGCGCAAGGGCTTGAACCTCGCAGAGCGCTGTGGGCTGCGTCAGGCACTTCGTGAATTACAACTGCGTCAGCCGGGGTTACTGTCGTCGCTGGGTATTGCCGAAAATTTCACTGAAAACAGCACAGTGGTCATTGAAATCAATCCACTCAGTCAGCGTGAGTCTGAAGTGCTGAAGTTAATTGCCATGGGTAATTCCAATCAACAGATTGCAGAGCAGTTGTTCATCTCGTTACATACGGTGAAAACTCATGCTCGACGTATTCATGGAAAGTTAGGTGTCGAACGCAGAACTCAGGCGGTTGCAAAGGCCAAGCGATTGGGTTTGCTGGATTGA
- a CDS encoding bacteriocin immunity protein, whose protein sequence is MTFQKKFEEYTESEYISLINRLIEGDYLSEREHDAIVDHIVSTSEHPNGTGILYYPEPGVEDSPAGVLKAIKEWRAANGKPGFKPEE, encoded by the coding sequence ATGACCTTTCAAAAAAAATTCGAAGAATACACAGAATCCGAATATATAAGCCTGATAAACCGATTAATTGAAGGCGACTACCTATCGGAGCGAGAACACGATGCAATTGTCGACCACATCGTAAGCACCTCAGAACACCCAAACGGCACAGGCATTTTGTATTATCCCGAACCGGGCGTTGAAGACAGCCCTGCTGGCGTACTAAAAGCCATCAAGGAATGGCGAGCCGCCAACGGAAAACCAGGCTTCAAACCCGAAGAATAA
- a CDS encoding DUF1329 domain-containing protein: MRKMILQCGALALSLLAANVMAAVSPDEANKLGTTLTPLGAEKAGNADGSIPAWTGGIPKNAGAVDSKGFLADPFASEKPLFVITPANVDKYKDKLSEGQVAMFKRYPETYKIPVYPTHRTVAVPPELVESAKRSALNVNSINDGNGLANFTGNRYYAFPIPKTGVEVLWNHITRYHGGNLRRIITQVTPQTNGSYTPIRFEEEIAVPQLMKDLDAEKAANVLTFFKQSVTAPARLAGNVLLVHETLDQVKEPRLAWIYNAGQRRVRRAPQVAYDGPGTAADGLRTSDNFDMFSGAPDRYDWKLVGKKEMYIPYNSYKLDSPSLKYDDIVKAGHINQDLTRYELHRVWEVIGTVKSSERHIYAKRHMYIDEDSWQVALADHYDGRGQLWRVAEGHAQYYYDHQTQAYTLEALYDIIAGRYIALGMKNEEKHSFEFGFEAKAADYTPSALRAEGVR; this comes from the coding sequence ATGCGCAAGATGATTCTGCAATGCGGCGCCCTGGCCCTGAGCCTGCTGGCGGCCAACGTGATGGCGGCGGTCTCGCCGGACGAAGCGAACAAACTCGGCACCACCCTCACGCCGCTCGGCGCCGAGAAGGCCGGTAACGCCGATGGGTCGATCCCGGCGTGGACCGGTGGCATCCCGAAAAACGCCGGTGCGGTGGACAGCAAAGGTTTCCTGGCTGACCCGTTCGCCAGTGAAAAACCGTTGTTCGTGATCACCCCGGCCAACGTCGACAAGTACAAGGACAAACTCTCGGAAGGCCAGGTGGCGATGTTCAAGCGCTACCCGGAAACCTACAAGATCCCGGTCTACCCGACTCACCGCACCGTGGCCGTACCACCGGAGCTTGTCGAGTCGGCCAAGCGCAGCGCGCTGAACGTGAACAGCATCAACGACGGTAACGGCCTGGCGAATTTCACTGGCAACCGCTACTACGCATTCCCGATTCCGAAGACCGGGGTCGAGGTGTTGTGGAACCACATCACCCGTTATCACGGCGGCAACCTGCGCCGCATCATCACCCAGGTGACGCCGCAGACCAACGGCAGCTACACGCCAATCCGCTTTGAGGAAGAGATCGCCGTCCCGCAATTGATGAAGGACCTGGACGCGGAAAAAGCTGCCAACGTGCTGACCTTCTTCAAGCAGTCGGTCACGGCGCCAGCGCGTCTGGCGGGTAACGTGCTGCTGGTGCACGAAACCCTCGATCAGGTGAAAGAACCGCGCCTGGCGTGGATCTACAACGCCGGCCAACGCCGTGTGCGCCGCGCGCCGCAAGTGGCCTACGACGGACCGGGCACCGCCGCCGATGGTCTGCGCACCTCCGACAACTTCGACATGTTCTCGGGTGCGCCGGATCGCTACGACTGGAAACTGGTCGGCAAGAAGGAAATGTACATCCCCTACAACAGCTACAAACTCGACTCGCCGAGTCTCAAGTACGACGACATCGTCAAGGCCGGCCACATCAACCAGGACCTGACCCGCTATGAACTGCACCGCGTCTGGGAGGTGATCGGCACGGTCAAGTCGAGCGAGCGGCACATCTATGCCAAGCGCCACATGTACATCGACGAAGACAGCTGGCAAGTGGCGCTGGCGGACCACTACGATGGTCGCGGTCAACTGTGGCGAGTGGCCGAAGGTCACGCCCAGTACTACTACGATCACCAGACCCAGGCGTACACGCTGGAAGCGCTCTACGACATCATTGCCGGCCGATACATTGCGCTGGGGATGAAGAACGAAGAGAAGCACAGCTTTGAATTCGGTTTCGAAGCCAAGGCCGCGGACTACACGCCATCGGCGTTGCGTGCCGAGGGGGTTCGGTAA
- a CDS encoding DUF1302 domain-containing protein: MTKTTMRAIFTPQALAAAVALGCCAQAQAVAFNIGEIEGTFDSSLSVGASWGMRDADRSLVGTVNGGTGQSSTGDDGRLNFKKGETFSKIFKGLHDLELKYGDTGVFVRGKYWYDFELKDEDREFKPISDSGRKEGAKSSGAQILDAFVYHNYSIADLPGTVRAGKQVVSWGESTFIGNSINSINPIDVSAFRRPGAEIKEGLIPVNMLFASQGLTDQLSVEGFYQLEWDQTVVDNCGTFFGNDVVADGCNNNYTVGSPAIAPLAPLASAFGQPIQVTREGVVVPRGGDRDARDSGQWGTALRWLGDDTEYGLYFMNYHSRTPTVGTTTAGLSTLASLPGMVSVANRLAPGSGAGLAQSVMLGRGQYYLEYPEDIRLYGASFSTTLPTGTAWSGEISYRPNAPVQLSTNDLTLAMVNPIAGGAASPITTTPGADNKGYRRKEITQIQTTLTQFVDQVWGAQRLTLVGEAAVVHVGGLESRSNLRYGRDSVYGQYGFGGDTEGFVTSTSWGYRARAILDYANVIGGINLKPNLSWSHDVAGYGPNGLFNEGAKAVSVGVDADYRNTYTASLSYTDFFGGDYNTLEDRDFLALSFGVNF, encoded by the coding sequence ATGACAAAAACAACAATGCGCGCCATCTTCACGCCGCAAGCGCTGGCCGCTGCGGTTGCCTTGGGCTGCTGTGCCCAGGCGCAAGCGGTTGCATTCAACATCGGCGAAATCGAGGGGACGTTTGACTCCTCGCTGTCCGTCGGCGCGAGTTGGGGTATGCGCGATGCCGATAGATCGTTGGTGGGCACCGTCAACGGCGGGACCGGACAGTCTTCGACCGGAGATGACGGCCGGCTGAATTTCAAGAAGGGCGAAACCTTCTCCAAGATCTTCAAGGGCCTGCACGACCTCGAATTGAAATACGGCGACACCGGCGTGTTCGTCCGTGGCAAGTACTGGTACGACTTCGAGCTCAAGGACGAGGACCGCGAGTTCAAGCCGATCAGCGACAGTGGCCGCAAGGAGGGCGCCAAGTCGTCCGGTGCGCAGATTCTCGATGCCTTCGTCTATCACAACTATTCCATTGCCGATCTGCCGGGCACCGTGCGCGCCGGCAAGCAGGTGGTCAGCTGGGGTGAAAGTACCTTCATCGGCAACTCGATCAACAGCATCAACCCGATCGACGTATCGGCGTTCCGTCGTCCAGGCGCCGAGATCAAGGAAGGTCTGATTCCGGTGAACATGCTGTTCGCCTCCCAGGGCTTGACCGATCAGCTCTCGGTGGAAGGTTTCTATCAACTGGAGTGGGACCAGACGGTCGTCGACAACTGCGGCACCTTCTTCGGCAACGACGTAGTGGCGGATGGTTGCAACAACAACTACACGGTCGGCAGCCCCGCGATTGCCCCGTTGGCGCCTTTGGCGTCAGCCTTCGGTCAACCGATCCAGGTGACCCGCGAGGGCGTGGTCGTGCCCCGTGGCGGCGACCGCGATGCGCGGGATTCCGGGCAGTGGGGCACGGCATTGCGCTGGCTCGGTGACGACACCGAGTACGGCCTGTATTTCATGAATTACCACAGCCGCACACCGACGGTCGGCACCACCACCGCCGGCCTGTCGACGCTGGCCAGCCTGCCGGGCATGGTGAGTGTCGCCAACCGACTGGCGCCGGGCAGCGGTGCAGGCCTGGCCCAAAGCGTGATGCTCGGACGCGGTCAGTATTACCTCGAATACCCGGAAGACATTCGTCTCTACGGCGCGAGTTTCTCCACCACCTTGCCTACCGGCACTGCGTGGAGCGGCGAGATCAGTTATCGCCCGAATGCTCCGGTGCAGCTCAGCACCAACGACCTGACCCTGGCCATGGTCAACCCGATTGCCGGTGGCGCTGCATCACCGATCACCACCACCCCTGGTGCTGACAACAAAGGCTACCGCCGCAAGGAAATCACCCAGATCCAGACCACCCTCACGCAGTTCGTCGATCAAGTGTGGGGCGCCCAGCGCTTGACCCTGGTCGGCGAAGCAGCGGTGGTTCACGTCGGTGGTCTGGAGTCGCGCAGCAACCTGCGTTACGGCCGCGACTCGGTCTACGGCCAGTACGGTTTCGGCGGCGATACCGAAGGTTTCGTCACCTCGACCTCCTGGGGTTACCGCGCCCGGGCGATCCTCGATTACGCCAACGTGATTGGCGGGATCAACCTCAAACCCAACCTGTCCTGGTCCCATGACGTCGCTGGCTACGGCCCCAACGGGCTGTTCAATGAAGGCGCCAAGGCAGTCAGCGTCGGCGTCGATGCCGACTACCGCAACACCTATACCGCGAGCCTGAGTTACACCGATTTCTTCGGCGGTGACTACAACACCCTGGAAGACCGCGACTTCCTGGCACTGAGCTTCGGCGTGAACTTCTGA
- a CDS encoding SDR family oxidoreductase: MSESVRFEDKVVIVTGAGGGLGRAHALLFAKQGAKVLVNDLGGSAQGEGANASAADRVVAEIREAGGIAEANHDSVTDGDKIVQHALDAFGRIDVVVNNAGILRDKTFHKMDDADWDLVYRVHVEGAYKVTRAAWPHMREQNYGRVIFTASTSGIYGNFGQSNYGMAKLGLYGLTRTLAIEGRKNNILVNAIAPTGGTRMTEGLIPPQVFEQLKPELVSPLVVYLASETCQETSGLFEVGGGWMGKVRWERSLGAGFDPRVGFSPEDVAAQWEQICDFEGAAHPKDNIEALKEMMGNLQKYSI; the protein is encoded by the coding sequence ATGAGTGAGTCTGTGCGCTTCGAAGATAAAGTTGTGATCGTCACGGGTGCCGGCGGCGGCCTGGGCCGGGCTCATGCGCTGCTGTTCGCCAAACAAGGCGCCAAAGTGCTGGTCAACGATCTTGGCGGCTCGGCTCAAGGGGAAGGCGCGAACGCGTCGGCAGCAGACCGCGTAGTGGCGGAGATCCGTGAGGCGGGCGGCATCGCCGAAGCCAACCACGACTCCGTCACCGACGGCGACAAAATCGTCCAGCACGCCCTCGACGCCTTCGGTCGTATCGACGTTGTGGTCAATAACGCCGGGATCCTGCGCGACAAAACCTTCCACAAAATGGACGACGCCGATTGGGACCTGGTTTACCGCGTCCACGTCGAAGGCGCCTACAAAGTCACCCGCGCCGCCTGGCCACACATGCGCGAGCAAAACTATGGCCGCGTGATCTTCACCGCATCGACCTCGGGCATCTACGGCAACTTCGGCCAGTCCAACTACGGCATGGCCAAACTCGGCCTCTACGGCCTGACCCGCACACTTGCCATCGAAGGCCGCAAGAACAACATCCTGGTCAACGCCATCGCGCCCACCGGCGGCACTCGCATGACCGAAGGCCTGATTCCGCCGCAAGTGTTCGAGCAACTCAAGCCGGAACTGGTCAGCCCGTTGGTGGTGTACCTGGCCAGCGAAACCTGCCAGGAGACTTCCGGGTTGTTTGAAGTCGGCGGCGGCTGGATGGGCAAGGTGCGCTGGGAACGCAGCCTGGGCGCCGGGTTTGATCCGCGGGTGGGTTTCTCGCCGGAAGATGTCGCGGCGCAGTGGGAGCAGATTTGTGATTTCGAAGGGGCGGCGCATCCGAAGGACAATATTGAAGCGCTGAAGGAAATGATGGGGAATTTGCAGAAGTATTCGATTTAA
- a CDS encoding S-type pyocin domain-containing protein: MQKPPDQSRPGFLDIGTPVHTIGEAPDHIIPAPLTSNVVTTGPHGHGIPVYYQNLNTIKATSNALEQEYQTKSSQLPQTIENELATTRLEGSTDPLPPVQSIIRELDVRSRLTARKTAEFQNKTAVAHSFYGGDPFNRHINEFMKKATTIEKRPAPNGVAMQALFQSLRAAHDARLLAQGLELLRQQNVNVQNFLSAVQANEQAQKAAAELARINEEAAARAREQARLASLENARRVAEEQARVAAQAAAQQVAAEKARLDAQAKAKWEAELERFRKQREANSRELMEKHAEFVRQNERARAEKQQVEREKARLHALWSTQAYQASLTFANAGSTAASGPVFSGTNGTVDVSREASLALKAALRTAVVAVVEALATATAPTLMGFAALIVPSRLGNSDLYSVSVPLSELAPLPTANLYEQAVTGGEIDLPVTLGSKTYRNRVELFVVATDGVAVPNKVPVKLAHFDPQKNVYVCGSNVINGPVITWTPLVDPQNTSTDFPLTETDLPIYEGATVTPHTGRIDPFPAFDRYGFGGFITVFPIDSGLPPIFTLLRDRRQDSGVGIGAGQSVSGNWLGAATTLEGAPIPMQIADKLRGREFSSFDAFRRAFWRTVANDKFLMDQFSFFNKIDIRRGLSPSALPSEQVGGRQKFEIHHIQPISEGGSVYDLDNLRVLTPKQHIRIHSKKGDK; the protein is encoded by the coding sequence ATGCAAAAGCCACCAGATCAATCAAGACCAGGATTTCTTGATATCGGCACACCTGTTCACACGATTGGCGAAGCACCCGATCACATCATCCCCGCACCTCTAACATCAAACGTAGTAACAACCGGCCCACACGGACACGGCATACCGGTTTACTACCAGAATCTCAATACAATCAAAGCCACTTCCAATGCGCTGGAACAGGAATATCAAACCAAGTCCAGCCAACTACCGCAAACCATTGAGAATGAACTCGCCACCACTCGGCTTGAGGGTTCAACCGATCCACTTCCGCCTGTGCAATCGATCATTCGCGAGCTGGACGTACGAAGCAGACTCACCGCTCGAAAAACGGCTGAGTTCCAAAACAAGACAGCGGTTGCCCATTCTTTTTATGGAGGAGATCCATTTAACAGACACATCAACGAATTCATGAAGAAGGCCACAACTATCGAAAAGAGACCCGCGCCGAACGGCGTTGCCATGCAGGCATTATTTCAGTCTCTTCGGGCGGCCCACGATGCAAGATTGTTGGCTCAAGGCCTCGAATTGCTCAGACAGCAAAACGTCAATGTGCAGAACTTTCTCAGTGCTGTGCAGGCCAATGAACAAGCACAGAAGGCCGCCGCTGAGTTGGCGCGCATAAACGAGGAAGCTGCGGCCCGGGCTCGAGAACAAGCGCGGCTTGCCTCCTTGGAAAATGCGCGGCGAGTGGCGGAGGAACAAGCTCGAGTCGCGGCGCAAGCGGCAGCGCAGCAGGTCGCCGCCGAAAAGGCCCGTCTTGATGCACAAGCCAAGGCCAAATGGGAAGCCGAATTGGAGCGGTTCCGCAAACAAAGGGAAGCAAACTCACGGGAGTTGATGGAAAAGCACGCCGAGTTCGTTCGGCAAAACGAGCGGGCGCGAGCTGAAAAGCAACAAGTGGAGAGAGAGAAGGCGCGCCTCCATGCGCTATGGAGCACGCAGGCATACCAAGCCAGTCTGACGTTCGCCAACGCAGGATCGACAGCGGCATCGGGCCCCGTATTTTCCGGAACAAACGGAACCGTGGACGTTAGCCGCGAGGCCTCTTTGGCCCTTAAGGCTGCGCTGCGAACTGCGGTAGTCGCCGTTGTCGAAGCGCTCGCAACAGCAACGGCGCCGACCCTTATGGGTTTCGCCGCGCTGATCGTTCCCTCCAGGCTGGGCAACAGTGATCTTTATTCTGTCAGTGTTCCCCTGTCAGAGCTCGCGCCCCTTCCGACTGCCAATCTGTACGAGCAAGCAGTCACCGGAGGAGAAATTGACCTGCCGGTGACACTAGGCTCGAAGACGTATCGCAATAGAGTAGAACTCTTCGTCGTTGCCACTGACGGAGTGGCAGTCCCTAACAAAGTGCCAGTGAAGCTTGCTCACTTTGACCCACAGAAGAATGTTTACGTCTGCGGCAGTAACGTCATCAATGGTCCCGTCATCACCTGGACGCCATTGGTTGACCCACAAAATACGTCGACTGACTTCCCTCTGACCGAAACAGATCTGCCGATCTATGAAGGCGCCACTGTCACTCCCCACACCGGACGAATCGATCCATTTCCGGCGTTTGATCGCTACGGATTTGGCGGATTCATCACCGTCTTTCCGATCGACTCCGGCCTTCCACCGATCTTCACCCTGCTTAGGGATCGACGGCAGGATTCCGGTGTGGGCATCGGCGCTGGTCAGTCGGTTTCAGGAAATTGGTTGGGTGCGGCCACGACACTGGAAGGCGCCCCAATCCCGATGCAGATTGCGGATAAACTTCGTGGGAGGGAGTTTTCGAGTTTCGATGCTTTTCGGAGAGCGTTTTGGAGGACGGTGGCGAATGACAAGTTTCTGATGGACCAATTCTCCTTCTTCAACAAAATTGATATCAGGAGAGGGCTTTCTCCGAGCGCTCTGCCATCAGAGCAAGTAGGTGGACGGCAAAAGTTTGAAATTCACCACATCCAGCCAATCAGCGAAGGTGGTTCGGTTTACGATCTAGATAATCTTCGAGTACTAACACCAAAACAGCACATCAGGATCCACTCCAAAAAAGGAGATAAATGA
- a CDS encoding alpha/beta fold hydrolase: protein MPLAEIPLCVWRKRGQTFVFRGQTIRYWTAGQGEPLLLIHGFPTASWDWHYLWQPLTQRYRVIACDMLGFGDSAKPVNHEYSLLEQADLQQALLAHLNVEQPVHVLAHDYGDSVAQELLARHYETRIDIASCVFLNGGLFPETHRPVLMQKLLLSPLGWMIGRAFTRDGLVKSFRQIFGPQTRPTESEMDDFWGLIDSNHGPRIMHKLIAYIPERRVQRERWVSAMQRGEVPLRVIDGEVDPISGAHMVKRYRELVPNPDTVLLPDIGHYPQTEAPAQVLKHYQEFRDRLVSPPRRAACS from the coding sequence ATGCCACTTGCCGAGATCCCCCTGTGTGTCTGGCGCAAACGCGGCCAGACGTTCGTATTCCGTGGCCAGACCATCCGTTACTGGACGGCGGGGCAGGGTGAGCCGCTGTTGCTCATCCATGGCTTCCCGACCGCCAGTTGGGACTGGCATTACCTGTGGCAACCGCTGACGCAGCGCTATCGGGTGATTGCCTGCGACATGCTCGGCTTCGGCGACTCAGCCAAACCGGTCAACCATGAATACAGCCTGTTGGAGCAGGCCGATCTGCAACAGGCGTTGCTCGCGCACCTGAACGTCGAGCAGCCGGTGCATGTGCTGGCCCACGATTACGGCGACAGCGTGGCCCAGGAACTGTTGGCCCGGCATTACGAAACCCGCATTGATATCGCCAGTTGCGTGTTCCTCAACGGCGGCCTGTTCCCTGAAACCCATCGTCCGGTGTTGATGCAAAAACTGCTGCTCAGCCCCTTGGGCTGGATGATCGGTCGAGCCTTCACCCGTGACGGTCTGGTGAAAAGTTTCCGGCAGATATTTGGTCCGCAAACTCGGCCTACCGAGAGTGAGATGGATGATTTCTGGGGACTGATCGACAGCAATCACGGCCCGCGCATCATGCATAAGCTCATCGCTTATATCCCTGAGCGGCGTGTCCAGCGCGAGCGTTGGGTCAGCGCCATGCAGCGCGGCGAGGTGCCGCTGCGGGTCATCGATGGTGAGGTCGACCCCATTTCCGGCGCGCACATGGTCAAACGCTATCGGGAACTGGTCCCCAACCCGGACACGGTGCTGCTGCCTGATATTGGCCATTACCCACAGACCGAAGCACCGGCGCAGGTGCTCAAGCATTACCAGGAGTTTCGGGATCGGCTGGTTTCTCCGCCGCGCAGGGCCGCCTGTTCCTGA